A window of Gallaecimonas kandeliae genomic DNA:
CAAGTGATGGGCAGCTCGGGATACTGGTGGTTCATGTGCACTTCGCTGTTGCCCACTTCGCAGATGAGGATGCCGCCGTCTTTGAGGTGCTTGCCGGCGTTGGCGAGGATGCGGTTGACCAGCTTGAGGCCGTCGCTACCGGCGGCCAGGGCCACGGCGGGCTCATGGTGGTATTCGTTCGGCAGGTCACCCATGTCCTCGGCGTCCACGTAGGGAGGGTTGGTGACGATGAGGTCGTACTTCTCCCCTTCCGGAATGGCGCGGAACAGATCCGAGTGGATGGGGGTCACTTGGTGCAGCAGGCCGTGTTCTTCGATGTTGCGCTCGGCCACCGCCAGGGCGTCCTTGGACAGATCGGTGATATCCACTTCCGCTTCGGGGAAATGGTGAGCGCAGGCGATACCGATGCAGCCGGAGCCGGTGCAGAGATCCAGGATGCGGGTCACCTCGCGGCCGTCCAGCCAGGGAGAAAACT
This region includes:
- the prmB gene encoding 50S ribosomal protein L3 N(5)-glutamine methyltransferase yields the protein MDKIFLDEAVAELHTIQDMIRWAVSRFSAANIYYGHGTDNPWDEAVALVLASLYLPMDIDNDTRHARLTLSERQRIVERIMVRIQERKPVPYITNQAWFCHMPFYVDERVLIPRSPIGELIENQFSPWLDGREVTRILDLCTGSGCIGIACAHHFPEAEVDITDLSKDALAVAERNIEEHGLLHQVTPIHSDLFRAIPEGEKYDLIVTNPPYVDAEDMGDLPNEYHHEPAVALAAGSDGLKLVNRILANAGKHLKDGGILICEVGNSEVHMNHQYPELPITWLEFERGGSGVFLITKEDLDAHADLFSLYKD